The proteins below come from a single uncultured Carboxylicivirga sp. genomic window:
- the clpB gene encoding ATP-dependent chaperone ClpB — MNLKNFTIKAQEVIQQAAQIAVGKQHQAIEPGHILLAVHQVDQSIIDFLIKKNGLNDYTTVLNSVVESYPKVAGGEPYLSRPASEVLQKATDASKKHGDQFVSLEFLLLGLLQVKSDVSSMLKDAGLSEKGLVAAIGELRQGAKVDSATAEDTYQTLNRFAINLNERARNGKLDPVIGRDEEIRRVLQILSRRTKNNPILVGEPGVGKTAIAEGLAQRIINGDVPENLKTKEIFSLDMGALVAGAKYKGEFEERLKGVVKEVENSNGEIILFIDEIHTLVGAGKGEGAMDAANILKPALARGELRAVGATTLGEFQKFFEKDKALERRFQMVIVNEPDVLSSISILRGLKERYETHHKVRIKDEAIISAVELSDRYISDRFLPDKAIDLMDEAASRLRLEMNSVPEEVDEVERRIKQLEIEREAIKREKDQVKLDELNREISELKEQRTGLRAAWEAEKALIDKIQQNKSDIEHFRFEADKAEREGLYDKVAELRYGRIKEAEENIERLKVELAGLQKDNAMIKEEVDAEDVAQIVSRWTGIPVSKMVKSEKMKLLSLEDELHKRVIGQNEAIDAVANAVRRSRAGLQDANRPIGSFIFLGSTGVGKTELAKALAEFLFDDENQMTRIDMSEYQERHSVSRLIGAPPGYVGYDEGGQLTEAVRRKPYSVVLLDEIEKAHPDVFNILLQVLDDGRLTDNKGRVVDFKNTIVVMTSNAGSHLIQQRLSDNTDLSPDKIESAKNEVFELLKQTIRPEFLNRIDEVIMFTPLSKEEITQIVTLQFKSLKKRLATMDVSISMTDEATKWVASAGFDPLFGARPIKRALQRYLVNDLSKSLLADQISKDAEIVVDVENDQLVFRNK; from the coding sequence ATGAACTTGAAGAATTTTACAATAAAAGCTCAGGAAGTCATCCAGCAGGCAGCACAGATTGCCGTTGGAAAGCAACATCAGGCTATTGAGCCAGGCCATATATTGTTGGCTGTTCATCAGGTCGATCAGTCTATTATCGACTTCTTAATCAAGAAAAATGGATTGAATGATTATACTACTGTGTTAAATTCGGTAGTTGAATCTTATCCAAAAGTAGCTGGAGGTGAACCTTATCTTTCTCGTCCAGCTTCAGAAGTATTACAAAAGGCTACCGATGCTTCTAAAAAGCACGGCGATCAGTTTGTAAGCCTCGAATTTTTGTTATTGGGACTGTTGCAGGTTAAAAGTGATGTTTCTTCAATGTTGAAAGATGCCGGATTAAGCGAAAAAGGATTGGTGGCAGCCATTGGAGAGCTACGACAGGGTGCAAAAGTTGATAGTGCAACGGCTGAAGATACTTATCAAACTTTAAACCGCTTTGCCATTAACCTGAACGAACGTGCCCGAAATGGTAAGCTCGATCCAGTTATTGGACGTGATGAAGAGATTCGTCGTGTATTGCAAATCTTGTCGCGAAGAACCAAAAATAATCCAATTTTGGTGGGAGAGCCTGGGGTTGGTAAAACTGCCATTGCCGAAGGCTTAGCTCAACGTATTATCAATGGCGACGTACCCGAAAACCTTAAAACCAAAGAGATTTTCTCATTAGACATGGGTGCTTTGGTGGCTGGAGCCAAATATAAAGGTGAATTCGAAGAGCGATTGAAAGGGGTTGTAAAAGAGGTTGAGAATTCAAACGGAGAAATTATCCTTTTCATCGACGAGATACATACTTTGGTTGGCGCTGGTAAAGGCGAAGGAGCCATGGATGCTGCCAATATTCTTAAACCGGCGTTGGCCCGAGGCGAATTACGTGCGGTGGGTGCTACTACCTTAGGAGAATTTCAAAAATTCTTCGAAAAAGATAAAGCATTGGAGCGTCGTTTCCAGATGGTAATTGTAAACGAGCCGGATGTGCTTAGTTCCATTTCAATCCTTCGTGGTTTGAAAGAACGTTACGAAACTCACCATAAGGTAAGGATCAAAGATGAGGCGATTATCTCTGCTGTTGAATTATCGGATCGATACATTTCTGATCGTTTCTTGCCCGATAAGGCAATTGATTTAATGGATGAAGCTGCCAGTCGTTTACGCCTTGAGATGAATTCGGTTCCCGAAGAAGTGGATGAGGTTGAACGTAGAATCAAGCAATTGGAGATTGAGCGTGAAGCCATCAAACGCGAAAAAGATCAGGTGAAACTGGATGAGCTAAATCGCGAGATTTCGGAGCTGAAAGAACAACGTACTGGTTTACGCGCCGCATGGGAAGCCGAAAAAGCCTTGATTGATAAAATACAGCAAAACAAAAGCGATATCGAGCATTTTCGCTTTGAGGCAGATAAAGCCGAACGCGAAGGTTTGTACGATAAAGTGGCCGAATTGCGATATGGTAGAATCAAAGAGGCTGAAGAAAACATTGAGCGACTAAAAGTAGAATTGGCTGGCTTGCAAAAAGACAATGCCATGATTAAGGAAGAGGTTGATGCCGAAGATGTAGCACAAATTGTGAGTCGTTGGACTGGTATACCTGTTTCTAAAATGGTGAAATCTGAAAAGATGAAATTGTTAAGCCTCGAAGATGAATTGCATAAACGTGTAATTGGTCAAAACGAAGCCATTGATGCTGTTGCTAATGCGGTTCGACGAAGCCGTGCAGGTTTACAGGATGCCAATCGACCTATTGGATCATTTATTTTCCTAGGTTCAACAGGTGTGGGTAAAACTGAATTGGCAAAGGCCCTGGCTGAGTTCTTGTTCGATGACGAAAATCAGATGACCCGTATCGATATGTCGGAATATCAGGAGCGTCATTCCGTATCGCGTTTGATTGGAGCACCTCCGGGATATGTGGGCTACGACGAAGGTGGCCAGTTAACTGAGGCTGTTCGACGTAAACCTTATTCTGTTGTTTTGTTGGATGAAATTGAAAAAGCGCATCCCGATGTGTTTAATATCTTATTACAAGTATTAGACGATGGTCGTTTAACTGATAATAAGGGTAGGGTAGTCGATTTTAAAAATACCATTGTTGTAATGACATCAAATGCTGGATCGCATTTAATTCAACAACGATTAAGCGACAATACGGATCTTTCACCCGATAAGATTGAGAGTGCTAAAAACGAAGTATTTGAGTTGCTGAAACAAACCATTCGTCCTGAGTTTTTAAATCGTATTGATGAGGTAATCATGTTTACACCTTTATCAAAAGAAGAAATTACTCAGATTGTTACGCTTCAGTTTAAATCGTTGAAAAAACGATTGGCAACTATGGATGTAAGCATTAGTATGACTGATGAAGCTACTAAATGGGTTGCTTCTGCAGGTTTCGATCCCTTGTTTGGAGCGCGCCCTATCAAAAGGGCATTGCAACGTTATTTGGTAAATGATTTGTCGAAAAGCTTGTTGGCTGATCAGATTAGCAAAGATGCAGAGATTGTGGTTGATGTTGAAAACGATCAGTTAGTGTTCCGAAACAAATAA
- a CDS encoding endonuclease translates to MKKIFIAVLLVVAVNSYGQIPDGYYATTAGLTGLQLKDALYNIIKGQTEYPYTSSSTDTWDILKEADQDPNNSENVILIYSGESVDAEQEYNSGSGWTREHVWAKSRGDFGTDKGPGTDCHHLKACCTSLNSTRSNRAFGEGGSEVWYHNYFTGCYKGTEYTFEPRDAVKGDVARAILYMATRYEGENGEPDLKLTEEVFSNTDKQPVHGIKSVLLRWNEEDPVDDFERHHNDVVYSYQHNRNPFVDHPEFVAQIWGNATAVNTITDNADYTFSINASGIHLMSDNPFSKVDVYNITGQKVTTHQEANVSETDININGHGLFILVIDDNQTLKISM, encoded by the coding sequence ATGAAAAAAATATTTATTGCAGTGCTACTAGTGGTAGCCGTTAATTCTTATGGCCAAATTCCGGATGGATATTATGCTACAACCGCTGGATTAACAGGGCTTCAACTCAAAGATGCTTTATACAATATTATTAAAGGGCAAACAGAATATCCCTACACATCATCATCAACCGATACCTGGGATATATTAAAAGAAGCAGACCAAGATCCAAATAACTCGGAGAATGTTATTTTGATTTATTCTGGCGAAAGTGTGGATGCTGAACAAGAATATAATAGCGGTAGTGGATGGACACGCGAGCATGTATGGGCAAAATCGCGCGGCGATTTTGGAACAGATAAAGGTCCTGGTACCGACTGTCATCACCTAAAGGCATGCTGTACTTCACTTAATAGTACACGCAGTAACCGTGCTTTTGGCGAAGGAGGCAGCGAAGTGTGGTACCACAATTATTTTACCGGATGTTACAAAGGAACAGAATATACTTTTGAGCCTCGCGATGCAGTAAAAGGAGATGTAGCCCGTGCTATCTTATATATGGCAACCCGTTACGAAGGAGAGAATGGAGAGCCTGATTTAAAATTAACAGAAGAGGTTTTTTCCAACACAGATAAACAACCTGTACATGGAATTAAAAGTGTTTTGTTACGTTGGAATGAAGAAGATCCGGTAGATGATTTTGAACGTCACCACAACGATGTAGTGTATTCGTACCAACACAATCGTAATCCTTTTGTTGATCATCCCGAATTTGTTGCTCAAATATGGGGAAATGCAACTGCCGTAAATACCATCACCGATAATGCCGATTATACATTTTCGATTAATGCCAGTGGTATTCATTTGATGTCAGATAATCCTTTTTCGAAGGTGGATGTATATAATATTACTGGGCAAAAAGTAACGACTCATCAAGAGGCCAATGTTTCGGAAACTGATATCAACATAAACGGACATGGTTTATTTATTTTGGTTATTGATGATAATCAAACCCTGAAAATTAGTATGTAG